The Paenibacillus sp. MBLB1832 genome has a window encoding:
- a CDS encoding DUF4340 domain-containing protein has protein sequence MKRFIPTILLVVLCIGGFWYASTKDFFQEKKDEPKSLLTLKQEEVQAISLSTEGGLTLLNRTTNGWDMQKPQAAPINANQVDAWLDAIGLVTSTKLVDEQATNLVEYGLDKPVGTYEVTMKDGSKKGLLVGTALPIQGFSYVQVAGAPAVYQVSDQPLTSLKKAPVDFAQTSPIQLENDKVQSVKLTWKGQSWTLAKSDKDKVAADASWKLGDKELKGADASPLLDQLIFLHSAELPQAAAAKPTTGGELKLEIALTVDGKDVTDVYEGKSSGDQIWLAKQGGQWAYALTAEDIQKLADAYAGKPAQPAS, from the coding sequence ATGAAACGGTTTATTCCCACGATTCTGTTAGTCGTCCTATGTATTGGCGGCTTCTGGTACGCCTCAACCAAGGACTTCTTCCAAGAGAAGAAAGATGAACCGAAGTCCCTTCTGACCTTGAAGCAAGAAGAAGTGCAAGCCATCTCGCTATCTACGGAAGGCGGACTGACGCTACTGAACCGCACAACCAATGGATGGGATATGCAAAAGCCGCAAGCGGCGCCAATCAATGCGAACCAAGTGGATGCTTGGCTAGATGCGATAGGTCTCGTGACATCGACCAAATTGGTTGACGAGCAGGCGACGAATCTAGTCGAATACGGCTTGGATAAGCCAGTCGGCACCTATGAAGTCACCATGAAGGATGGCTCGAAGAAAGGCTTGCTCGTCGGAACGGCGCTGCCGATCCAAGGCTTCTCCTACGTGCAAGTGGCAGGTGCTCCTGCCGTGTATCAAGTGAGTGATCAACCGTTGACCTCGCTAAAGAAAGCTCCTGTGGATTTCGCGCAGACGAGTCCGATTCAGCTTGAGAACGACAAGGTGCAAAGTGTCAAGTTGACATGGAAGGGCCAGTCGTGGACGCTCGCCAAAAGCGATAAGGATAAGGTCGCTGCAGATGCGAGCTGGAAGCTGGGGGATAAAGAGCTCAAGGGCGCAGACGCAAGTCCGCTGCTGGATCAGCTGATCTTCCTGCACAGCGCAGAGCTTCCGCAAGCGGCCGCTGCGAAGCCGACGACAGGCGGAGAGCTTAAGCTCGAGATCGCCTTGACCGTAGATGGCAAGGACGTGACCGACGTCTACGAAGGCAAGAGCAGCGGCGATCAAATCTGGCTGGCTAAGCAAGGCGGGCAATGGGCTTATGCGCTAACCGCCGAAGACATTCAAAAATTAGCAGATGCCTATGCGGGGAAACCTGCTCAGCCTGCATCGTAA
- a CDS encoding spore coat protein: MYQQHSQSNENATQVHLQDLDYANFVLSELKRSAREYTTAALEAANPGIRQTFETLLQHTLDDQMLIFQEIQKLGGYATQPAQPMMIQQELQKMSQTSLQVQSLVQEHEGSTATASYVQQERGIQGSAQQNMQQQPPSYPTYTQPMNQQSHSQTEQNEVAAIHQAPTAFQPVNYANQFPNAVYNSNQRSQGIGVNAIQHASQPVSYSTPPTQGRGYQDQSHAPSNFGQASQERGYAASSPQQGASMGGPGPGLGSGRPQARIISRNQPGQPYTTDEGSSRHRPQHGGKYSF, encoded by the coding sequence ATGTATCAACAACATTCGCAATCGAACGAGAATGCAACGCAAGTTCATTTGCAAGATTTGGACTATGCGAACTTCGTCTTATCCGAATTGAAACGCAGTGCGCGTGAATACACGACAGCCGCCTTGGAGGCAGCGAATCCAGGCATTCGGCAGACGTTTGAAACGCTGCTGCAGCATACCTTAGATGATCAGATGCTGATTTTCCAAGAAATTCAAAAGCTAGGCGGATATGCGACCCAGCCAGCCCAGCCGATGATGATTCAGCAAGAGCTGCAGAAGATGAGCCAAACCTCGCTGCAGGTGCAATCTCTTGTGCAAGAGCATGAAGGAAGTACAGCCACAGCAAGTTATGTTCAACAGGAGAGGGGGATCCAAGGATCCGCCCAGCAGAACATGCAGCAGCAACCTCCATCCTATCCGACATACACCCAACCGATGAATCAACAGTCTCATTCGCAAACGGAGCAGAATGAAGTGGCGGCTATCCACCAAGCGCCTACAGCTTTCCAACCTGTGAATTATGCGAATCAATTCCCTAATGCCGTGTACAACAGCAATCAGCGGAGTCAAGGCATCGGGGTGAATGCGATTCAGCATGCCTCACAGCCTGTTTCGTATAGCACACCGCCAACGCAAGGTAGGGGCTATCAGGATCAAAGTCATGCACCATCCAACTTTGGGCAAGCCTCACAAGAGCGTGGCTATGCGGCTTCCTCTCCACAGCAGGGTGCGAGCATGGGCGGTCCAGGCCCAGGATTAGGATCAGGCAGACCGCAGGCGCGCATTATTTCTCGCAATCAGCCAGGTCAGCCTTACACCACAGATGAAGGTTCATCGAGGCATCGGCCGCAGCATGGCGGTAAATATAGCTTTTAA
- the pcrA gene encoding DNA helicase PcrA, whose amino-acid sequence MEGNPNVNETVNILEAIKKLNPQQRKAVEAVDGPLLIMAGAGSGKTRVLTHRIAYLIGTRKAAPWNILALTFTNKAAREMQDRVGKLVGGSGSDIWVSTFHSMCVRMLRKDITRIGFTSNFTILDSGDQLSVIKACCKELNIDTKKYEPKTFQAAISTAKNELVTPKQFEDKIGDYFDGLTSKIYTLYQKKLRSNNSLDFDDLIMATIQLFKEVPEVLEFYQNKFQYIHVDEYQDTNRAQYMLCQMIAAKHKRICVVGDSDQSIYRWRGADISNILNFEQDYPNATAILLEQNYRSTSNILQAANKVIANNTGRKPKNLWTDKEGGVGIKLFQADSEYEEGYFVTNEINKNKSNGKRFGDHAILYRTNAQSRVIEEILIKSDIAYTIVGGVKFYDRKEIKDILAYLRLISNPNDDISLNRIVNVPKRGIGDTTMDKVADMAARRGLSLFAMLEEVDSLEINTKAKHALADFREMVDNLNRMVDYLSVTELTEKILEMSQYRLEMQRENTIESKARLENIEEFLSVTMDFEKRNEDKSLISFLTDLALIADIDTLDKDKPEEEQDAVVLMTMHSAKGLEFPVVFIIGMEEGVFPHSRAFADNEELEEERRLAYVGITRAEQELFLTCARMRTLFGRSAANAPSRFLQEIPTELLETVSAGGSSGGFSRGGRSGGSSSWSSGSAAASSRGTSTGSSTWGTPSSFGGRPSASAGAGAAAPSPAAAPRPAAFRAPQPAAGGAVSDYKAGDRVSHGKWGVGTVVSVKGSGDDTELQIAFPAPNGLKRLLAKFAPITKV is encoded by the coding sequence ATGGAAGGTAATCCTAACGTGAATGAAACTGTCAATATTTTAGAAGCGATCAAAAAGTTGAACCCCCAGCAGCGCAAAGCCGTCGAAGCCGTCGATGGACCTCTCTTGATTATGGCTGGAGCGGGAAGCGGTAAGACGCGCGTGCTCACGCATCGCATTGCGTACCTGATCGGAACGCGCAAGGCGGCGCCGTGGAACATTTTGGCCCTCACCTTTACGAACAAAGCGGCGCGCGAGATGCAGGATCGGGTAGGCAAGCTCGTAGGCGGAAGCGGCAGTGACATTTGGGTGTCTACCTTCCACTCCATGTGCGTTCGCATGTTGCGCAAGGACATCACACGGATTGGTTTTACCTCCAATTTCACTATTCTGGACTCAGGCGACCAGCTTTCTGTCATTAAGGCCTGCTGCAAGGAATTAAACATTGATACGAAAAAATATGAACCGAAGACGTTCCAAGCGGCGATATCCACTGCCAAGAACGAACTTGTGACGCCGAAACAATTTGAAGATAAAATCGGGGACTACTTCGACGGGCTGACTTCGAAAATTTATACCCTTTATCAGAAGAAGCTCAGAAGCAACAACTCCTTGGATTTCGATGATTTGATTATGGCGACAATCCAGTTGTTCAAAGAAGTGCCGGAAGTGCTGGAATTTTACCAAAATAAATTTCAATACATTCATGTCGATGAGTATCAAGATACGAACAGAGCACAGTATATGTTGTGTCAGATGATTGCCGCGAAACATAAGCGCATTTGCGTGGTAGGGGACAGTGATCAGTCTATTTATCGCTGGCGTGGCGCGGATATTAGCAACATCCTTAACTTTGAGCAGGATTATCCCAATGCGACAGCGATTCTGTTAGAGCAGAATTACCGTTCGACCTCGAACATTTTGCAGGCAGCGAACAAGGTCATTGCGAATAACACAGGCCGTAAGCCGAAGAATCTATGGACGGACAAAGAAGGCGGCGTCGGGATTAAGCTGTTTCAAGCGGATTCCGAGTATGAAGAAGGCTACTTCGTTACGAACGAGATTAATAAGAATAAGTCGAATGGCAAACGATTCGGCGATCACGCCATCCTGTACCGTACGAATGCACAATCACGGGTGATCGAGGAAATTCTGATTAAATCGGATATTGCCTACACGATCGTCGGCGGGGTCAAGTTCTATGATCGCAAAGAGATTAAAGATATTTTGGCGTACTTGCGTCTCATCTCCAACCCGAATGATGATATCTCCTTGAATCGGATTGTCAATGTGCCGAAGCGGGGGATCGGGGACACCACGATGGACAAAGTAGCGGATATGGCCGCACGCAGAGGGCTTTCGCTGTTCGCGATGTTGGAAGAAGTGGATTCGCTCGAAATCAACACGAAGGCTAAGCATGCGCTTGCTGATTTCCGTGAAATGGTTGATAACCTCAACCGCATGGTGGACTACCTGTCTGTAACGGAGCTAACGGAGAAAATTCTTGAAATGTCGCAGTATCGCCTCGAAATGCAGCGCGAGAACACAATTGAGTCGAAGGCTCGTCTTGAAAATATTGAAGAGTTCCTGTCCGTGACCATGGACTTTGAGAAACGCAATGAGGACAAGTCCCTCATTTCCTTCTTAACCGACCTGGCCTTGATCGCAGATATCGATACCTTGGACAAGGACAAGCCTGAAGAAGAGCAGGATGCCGTTGTCCTCATGACGATGCACAGTGCCAAAGGGCTCGAATTCCCTGTCGTGTTCATCATCGGGATGGAAGAAGGCGTCTTCCCGCACAGCCGTGCTTTCGCCGATAACGAAGAGCTTGAAGAGGAGCGCCGTTTGGCCTATGTCGGCATCACGCGCGCCGAGCAAGAGCTGTTCCTCACGTGCGCCCGCATGCGCACGCTCTTCGGCCGCTCTGCCGCTAATGCGCCGTCGAGGTTCCTTCAGGAGATTCCGACGGAACTCCTGGAAACCGTCTCCGCTGGCGGCTCCAGCGGCGGCTTCTCCCGAGGGGGCCGTTCCGGCGGCTCCTCGTCCTGGAGCAGCGGCAGCGCCGCTGCATCGAGCCGTGGCACATCCACCGGCTCATCAACTTGGGGCACGCCGTCCTCCTTCGGGGGACGGCCTAGCGCTAGTGCAGGCGCTGGGGCCGCTGCGCCAAGCCCTGCGGCCGCGCCGAGACCGGCTGCGTTCCGGGCTCCGCAGCCTGCCGCAGGCGGCGCGGTGTCGGACTACAAAGCTGGCGACCGCGTTTCGCATGGCAAGTGGGGCGTCGGCACCGTCGTGTCCGTGAAAGGCTCGGGCGATGACACCGAGCTGCAAATTGCTTTCCCTGCGCCGAATGGCTTGAAGCGCCTGCTTGCGAAGTTCGCTCCGATCACGAAGGTGTAG
- the ligA gene encoding NAD-dependent DNA ligase LigA, with translation MSDKLAAMKTLIQEINTHNHNYYTLDQPTISDAEWDALYDKLTKLEQETGVILPASPTQRVGGELLKGFEPHRHLARLWSLDKAQNAEDLQAWHTRVLKLIADYNSKNSETPLPDPSYVVELKFDGLTLNLTYEGGQLVQASTRGNGTVGEGILAQVKTIKSIPLEIPYDQGTIEVQGEGIMFLSVLEKYNETATDQLKNARNAAAGALRNQNPKITAERKLNAFFYNIGYSDNIQFENHADMVQFLRDNLFKVSNRTRYFATIEEVSTELEKLAEERSSLDFLIDGSVVKLTDMRTREVLGYTEKFPRWAIAYKFEAEEATTTLQSVSWEVGRTGKITPLARVEAVDLAGVTVQNCTLNNIGDIERKNLKHALGSLVYIRRSNDVIPEILGKVTEENDGEEIVAPTHCPSCGSELEMRGAHLFCPNRLGCSPQLVGRMAHFASRDAMDIEFFSEMTASQLHQELGVRDPADLYTLQFDDLVKLDRFGEKKARNLLGALDKSKNRDLASFLYALGIPNSGKTTTKVLADHYRSLTRIMEATTEELITLPDVGGIVAESIHSFFRDPVMVSSIERMLAAGVNPVAEEAPVIVASEDNPFFGKTIVLTGTLSTMGRDECAKKLEARGAKITGSVSKKTDIVIAGESAGSKLTKAQELGIRIIDDEQELLQLLGKV, from the coding sequence ATGTCCGATAAACTCGCGGCAATGAAAACCCTCATCCAAGAAATCAATACACATAATCACAATTACTATACGCTGGATCAACCTACGATCTCTGACGCCGAGTGGGATGCGCTGTACGATAAATTAACGAAGCTGGAGCAGGAGACAGGCGTCATTCTGCCAGCTTCACCTACACAGCGAGTAGGCGGCGAATTGCTTAAGGGTTTTGAACCGCACCGCCATTTAGCTCGCCTTTGGAGCTTGGACAAGGCGCAGAACGCCGAAGACTTACAAGCTTGGCATACGCGTGTCCTGAAGCTGATTGCCGATTACAATAGCAAAAACTCAGAAACACCGCTGCCCGACCCTTCCTACGTGGTTGAATTGAAGTTTGATGGTCTGACCTTGAACCTTACTTATGAGGGCGGTCAACTCGTTCAAGCATCTACACGTGGAAACGGGACAGTTGGCGAGGGCATTTTGGCGCAAGTCAAGACGATAAAGTCGATCCCGCTAGAGATCCCTTATGATCAAGGGACGATCGAGGTTCAGGGCGAGGGTATCATGTTCCTCTCTGTCCTTGAGAAGTACAACGAGACCGCCACAGATCAGCTCAAAAACGCTCGAAATGCAGCAGCAGGCGCCCTGCGTAATCAGAATCCTAAAATAACCGCAGAACGCAAGCTAAACGCTTTCTTCTATAACATCGGTTACTCCGATAACATTCAGTTTGAAAATCATGCCGATATGGTGCAGTTTCTGCGCGATAACCTGTTCAAAGTGAGCAACCGCACACGTTATTTTGCTACGATTGAAGAAGTGAGTACGGAGTTAGAGAAGCTTGCTGAGGAACGCTCCAGCCTCGATTTCCTCATTGACGGAAGCGTCGTGAAGCTGACGGATATGCGAACCCGTGAGGTGCTTGGCTATACGGAGAAATTCCCGCGCTGGGCGATTGCTTACAAGTTTGAAGCGGAGGAAGCGACGACGACGCTCCAAAGCGTATCTTGGGAAGTGGGCCGCACAGGCAAAATCACACCATTAGCACGCGTCGAAGCGGTTGATCTGGCTGGCGTTACTGTACAGAACTGTACGCTTAACAACATTGGCGACATTGAGCGCAAAAACCTCAAACACGCCCTTGGCTCTCTCGTCTACATCCGCCGCTCCAACGACGTCATTCCTGAAATTCTCGGCAAGGTGACCGAGGAGAATGACGGCGAAGAAATCGTGGCCCCGACGCATTGCCCGTCCTGTGGCAGCGAGCTGGAAATGCGCGGCGCGCATCTCTTCTGCCCGAACCGACTCGGCTGCTCGCCGCAGCTCGTGGGCCGGATGGCGCATTTTGCTTCGCGCGATGCGATGGACATTGAATTTTTCAGCGAGATGACCGCTTCTCAATTGCATCAAGAGCTGGGTGTCCGCGATCCTGCGGATCTGTACACCTTGCAGTTCGACGATCTCGTCAAGCTCGATCGCTTTGGCGAGAAGAAGGCGCGCAACCTGCTTGGCGCCCTCGATAAGAGCAAAAACCGCGATCTTGCGTCCTTCCTGTATGCCCTTGGCATACCGAACTCAGGCAAGACCACAACCAAAGTGCTCGCCGACCACTACCGCAGTCTCACTCGCATTATGGAAGCAACGACCGAAGAGCTTATCACGCTTCCCGATGTGGGCGGCATTGTCGCCGAAAGCATTCATTCCTTCTTCCGCGACCCTGTCATGGTGTCGAGCATCGAGCGGATGCTTGCCGCTGGCGTCAACCCCGTGGCAGAGGAAGCGCCAGTTATCGTGGCCAGCGAGGATAATCCTTTCTTCGGCAAAACGATCGTGCTCACTGGCACGCTTTCCACCATGGGGCGCGACGAGTGCGCGAAGAAGCTGGAAGCGCGCGGCGCGAAGATTACAGGCAGCGTCTCTAAGAAGACCGACATCGTAATCGCTGGCGAAAGCGCAGGCAGCAAGCTGACCAAAGCGCAGGAGCTGGGCATTCGTATCATTGACGATGAGCAAGAGTTGCTTCAACTGCTAGGCAAAGTCTAA
- a CDS encoding DUF1835 domain-containing protein: MPALHIVNGDSFGNKLRASGIDGEILVWRESLYEGPIGMHMSDSVLLSLRASYMNHCYGIPENLFTSGTLHQEALLNKASSSADELVLWFEHDLYDQLMLCYLLSRLMDRPYQTSLVSMDHFPGVWPFYGLGQLTIDQIRTLHGTWIPILEDQLHLARKVWSAYSAPEPLPMASILEEDLSVLPYLKKALTAHTARYPSVQNGLSAIQELILSLLRDGELSLLSLFSQVSAEASGYGLGDLQFWHILDQMWHCDYPLLRIAGATELPKYGEALPPQFDQVCAGLTEVGRLAATGKADHISLNGIDDWIGGVRMLGKKDIWRRISGSIGFSKL, encoded by the coding sequence ATGCCTGCCTTACATATCGTGAACGGAGACAGTTTTGGAAATAAACTGCGCGCATCGGGCATTGATGGTGAGATACTGGTGTGGCGGGAGTCGCTTTATGAGGGACCTATCGGGATGCACATGTCAGATAGCGTCCTTTTGTCTTTGCGGGCTTCCTATATGAATCACTGTTATGGCATACCTGAGAACTTGTTTACAAGCGGCACACTTCATCAAGAAGCCTTACTGAACAAGGCATCTAGCAGCGCCGACGAGCTTGTCCTGTGGTTTGAGCATGATTTATATGACCAATTGATGCTCTGTTATCTGCTCTCGAGACTTATGGACCGGCCATACCAGACATCATTAGTTAGCATGGATCATTTCCCAGGCGTGTGGCCTTTTTATGGCCTCGGCCAGTTAACTATCGATCAAATTCGTACGTTACACGGCACATGGATACCCATTCTTGAGGACCAGCTGCATCTCGCTCGAAAAGTATGGTCAGCCTACTCGGCTCCTGAGCCTTTGCCTATGGCTTCTATATTAGAAGAAGACTTATCTGTCCTGCCCTATCTCAAAAAGGCCTTAACGGCCCACACAGCACGCTATCCTTCTGTTCAAAATGGCTTGTCCGCCATCCAAGAGCTGATTCTCTCGCTGCTTAGGGACGGAGAGCTGTCGCTGCTCTCCTTATTCTCTCAAGTGAGTGCTGAAGCCAGTGGCTATGGCTTAGGTGATTTGCAGTTCTGGCACATCTTAGATCAGATGTGGCATTGCGATTATCCGCTGCTTCGAATAGCGGGGGCAACGGAGCTGCCGAAGTATGGCGAGGCATTGCCGCCGCAGTTTGATCAAGTTTGTGCAGGATTGACGGAAGTGGGCCGACTTGCCGCCACAGGAAAAGCTGACCATATCTCTCTGAACGGAATCGATGATTGGATTGGCGGCGTTCGCATGCTAGGTAAAAAGGATATCTGGCGCCGAATATCAGGTTCAATAGGCTTTTCTAAGTTGTAA
- a CDS encoding GldG family protein yields the protein MNKWIRGTNATVLSIAAIGIFILLTIFLHSLKGFQVDLTKNKNFTLTEQTTTTLQNLNQDIHVIAFTNSGDGNEFVTRQVSDMMAEYKKRSGKITFDEYDMLKQPSMAKQYGVDQGGTIIFELGTKKQNINYYELFNGQQDGSYTFSGEEKFTQAIQSLTSTEKHTVYLLSGHQEYPGTAMSIFKSSLAAANYDVKDLNLYVEGKIPDDAQMLMLLGPQNDLNDKEASLIQEYLKGKGKIYIALGFNKDMSTKWKNIDAIMNSFGVKDQHAIAIEAKQTSLYDPLTIIPQYGSHDITNKLSSNNLITMLSLAVTLNTDESAPDYTKSLLLTTTDKAYGETDINGLAQSKTKQDATDVKGPLNLGYAVADKDSKPKAVILGGSTFVLDQDIQNQGNKDFALNSISWLQEQKDQITIRPRKGDAYQQAMITPSQANTIFLVTIVILPLLFLVIGGLIWWRRRRG from the coding sequence ATGAATAAGTGGATACGGGGAACGAACGCGACAGTCCTATCAATCGCCGCTATCGGCATTTTCATCCTTCTGACAATCTTCCTACACTCGCTGAAAGGCTTTCAGGTAGATTTGACGAAGAACAAAAACTTCACACTCACAGAACAAACGACCACAACACTTCAAAATCTGAATCAAGATATTCACGTGATCGCCTTCACGAACAGTGGAGACGGCAATGAGTTCGTCACCCGTCAGGTGTCGGATATGATGGCGGAGTATAAGAAGCGCAGTGGCAAAATCACGTTCGACGAGTACGATATGCTCAAACAGCCTTCCATGGCCAAGCAATACGGGGTGGATCAAGGCGGAACGATTATTTTCGAGCTGGGTACCAAAAAGCAAAATATCAACTACTATGAACTGTTTAACGGGCAACAGGACGGTTCATATACGTTCTCGGGCGAAGAGAAATTTACGCAAGCGATTCAAAGTCTGACATCCACAGAGAAGCACACGGTTTATCTGCTCTCAGGTCATCAAGAGTACCCGGGAACAGCGATGAGTATATTCAAAAGCAGCCTGGCAGCTGCAAATTATGACGTCAAGGATTTGAACCTTTATGTGGAAGGCAAAATCCCAGATGACGCCCAAATGCTTATGCTGCTTGGACCGCAGAACGACCTGAACGATAAGGAAGCGTCACTCATTCAGGAATATTTGAAGGGCAAGGGCAAGATTTATATCGCCCTGGGCTTCAACAAGGATATGTCGACCAAATGGAAAAACATTGACGCGATCATGAATTCGTTTGGTGTTAAAGATCAACATGCGATCGCAATTGAAGCGAAGCAAACGTCCTTGTACGATCCTTTAACGATTATCCCGCAATACGGATCACATGATATTACGAATAAGTTGTCCAGCAATAATTTGATCACAATGCTTTCATTAGCAGTGACGTTGAATACGGATGAAAGCGCGCCGGATTATACGAAATCGCTGTTGTTGACCACAACGGATAAGGCTTATGGCGAAACGGATATCAATGGGCTGGCACAGTCCAAAACGAAGCAGGATGCGACCGATGTCAAAGGACCACTCAACTTGGGTTATGCGGTTGCGGATAAAGATAGCAAGCCGAAGGCTGTTATTCTTGGCGGTTCGACTTTTGTGCTGGATCAAGATATTCAGAATCAGGGGAATAAAGATTTTGCACTCAACAGCATCAGCTGGCTGCAAGAGCAGAAGGATCAGATTACGATCCGTCCGCGCAAAGGGGACGCGTATCAACAAGCGATGATTACGCCTAGCCAAGCAAACACCATTTTCCTCGTTACGATCGTGATCTTGCCGCTTCTGTTCCTGGTTATTGGCGGTTTGATCTGGTGGAGGAGGAGAAGAGGATGA
- a CDS encoding DUF6130 family protein: MKKTWMYGVATLVVLGTLTTACSSKDEVIPSGVTGAKDAGIATVAQSKSDTSSKTVATAAKPAIDANYKVDGKNVTITYQTANFKLSEVDMNKANVQGEGHLHLYVDGKMKTMTGKTGPLVLQNLTPGTHEVKLELQQNDHKELNVEKILNITVK, from the coding sequence ATGAAAAAAACATGGATGTATGGAGTGGCGACTTTAGTAGTATTAGGAACTCTAACAACAGCGTGCAGTTCCAAAGATGAGGTCATCCCCTCTGGCGTGACGGGAGCGAAGGATGCGGGAATCGCGACCGTAGCTCAAAGCAAATCAGACACAAGCTCGAAGACTGTTGCGACAGCAGCGAAGCCTGCCATTGACGCCAATTATAAGGTGGATGGGAAGAACGTGACGATTACGTACCAAACAGCCAATTTCAAATTATCCGAAGTTGACATGAACAAAGCGAATGTACAGGGAGAGGGGCATCTCCACCTGTATGTGGATGGCAAAATGAAAACGATGACTGGTAAGACAGGACCTTTAGTCCTGCAAAATTTAACTCCAGGCACACATGAAGTGAAGCTTGAACTTCAGCAAAATGATCATAAAGAGCTCAATGTCGAGAAAATTTTGAACATCACAGTAAAATAG
- a CDS encoding heptaprenylglyceryl phosphate synthase produces the protein MIVDIRKWKHVFKLDPDRDISDEALDRLCLSGTDAILVGGSSGVTFDNTVDLLARIRQYEVPVVLEISNQEAIVPGFDLFLIPVVLNADDPKWIVGQHHEALKEYGALLNWDEIVAEGYIILNKEATAAQLTSARTDLDAKDVAAYARMADKLFHMPIVYVEYSGAFGDMELVRRTRQVLEHARLFYGGGIDSIEKAAQAAEAADTIVVGNIIYSDLEQALQTVNVNANFDRNGR, from the coding sequence TTGATCGTCGATATACGCAAGTGGAAGCATGTTTTTAAACTGGACCCAGATAGGGATATCTCGGATGAGGCCCTGGATCGCCTGTGTTTATCAGGCACGGATGCCATTCTCGTTGGAGGCTCTTCAGGCGTCACCTTTGATAATACGGTAGATCTCTTAGCGAGAATTCGCCAATATGAGGTGCCTGTTGTCTTGGAAATTTCCAATCAGGAAGCAATTGTACCTGGATTCGATCTCTTCTTGATCCCGGTCGTACTGAACGCCGACGATCCTAAGTGGATCGTAGGGCAGCACCATGAAGCGCTCAAGGAATATGGCGCCTTATTGAATTGGGATGAAATCGTAGCGGAAGGCTACATTATTTTGAATAAAGAGGCGACAGCCGCTCAGCTGACGTCGGCTCGAACGGACTTGGATGCCAAAGACGTTGCTGCCTATGCCCGTATGGCGGACAAGCTTTTTCACATGCCTATTGTGTATGTGGAATACAGCGGTGCCTTCGGGGATATGGAGCTCGTCCGTCGGACGCGTCAAGTGCTGGAGCATGCCCGTTTATTCTACGGTGGAGGCATTGACTCCATAGAGAAGGCTGCTCAAGCGGCAGAAGCCGCGGACACCATCGTTGTCGGCAATATCATCTATAGCGACTTGGAGCAGGCGCTTCAGACCGTTAACGTGAACGCGAATTTTGATAGAAATGGAAGGTAA